The sequence TTTGCCCATAACATGTCAAACTCTTTGTCAGAATTATCCAGACTAATAAGAAGTTTTTCTATTAATTCCACTTTCTTTTCAGGTGTTAAATTTAATGCCTCTTTTAAAATCTCCTTTGAGG is a genomic window of bacterium containing:
- a CDS encoding addiction module protein: MPASKEILKEALNLTPEKKVELIEKLLISLDNSDKEFDMLWAKEAETRIDAYEQGKIKSLTIEEILEKYK